A window of Gambusia affinis linkage group LG03, SWU_Gaff_1.0, whole genome shotgun sequence contains these coding sequences:
- the LOC122828561 gene encoding uncharacterized protein LOC122828561 encodes MMACNTVTNDKTVIFQNVAKLPISDDLFFTTVLVGNKIALQGMLDSGSMATSVRADMIPQLREAGVVMGDVIPPNNIVLVGCGGKQTVPMGICELKLELFGFDYVVPVLVVDGQADELIVGTNVMKPLIKQFKSDEAYWRILSKPDSTCLDENSQFVRFLANLERWRGEEIPEKVGTVKLKKAVTLEPMSEHVVWGRLPPKTELSVGSTVVVEPSTSRCVHRSVMVGRVVTPLWGGGWLPVKIINPTMSPIVLRRNAKVADVYPCIALEDFDGGMEGRIHQNVGRVGSSHGSLTVESSCSVDTTGGSGKLADLGLQDLSVGDCEVSDHWREKLTDLVVQYEDVFSRHHLDCGKAAEFCHRIRLTDERPFRLPYRRLSPAHYQKLRETLDDMEEREIIRKSSSEYASPLVLCWKKNGDLRLCTDFRWLNARTVKDAHPLPHQADILAALGGNAFFSSMDLTSGYYNVPLHEDDKKYTAFSSPLGLHEYNRMPQGLCNSPATFMRMMLTIFGDQNFLSLLCYLDDLLVFGKTEEESLQRLEMVFRRLREHNLKLSPSKCQFLRKSVKFLGHIVTRDGIATDPDKVQAIVGVSEADLMEPDGTTPSPKKIRSFLGMVVYYQHYIENCSVIAKPLFQLTTGASKPRRGKGRKKQALSRKLVAADWTPECSEAFKTLKAALTEQVLLAHPDFTKPFLLSVDASSSGLGAVLSQVQGGQTIARPIAFASKSLNHAQSKYPAHRLEFLAMKWAIHDKFSHWLRGHKFTVWTDNNPLKYILTKPRLDACEQRWVAKLAPFDFDIQYIPGPRNVVADALSREPFAQHKMMHRLTRTPYDTLLGEARGLLVEDVQDMFRLSREESVDEKQKLSPLIQDSATGSLDIEDNGGRVSHDEVSALFKSHRCWSEGAKMRATCYTQQLENLLPVGQSPLPVLTHEELYDKQCQDPVVSRVSFYVNRGRRPSRRERVHESRETNRTLRQWGKLTTRLGVLYRISKHVVSKKKVFQYLVPVALRGQVLKGVHDDAGHQGQQRTLWLARQRFYWDSMDHDVKEYVSRCKRCVLSKAPEPEARAPLVSVVTSAPLELVCIDFWSAEDVNNKSVDVLVVTDHFTRLACAYPCPNQSAKSVARVLWNNFFSIYGFPACIHSDRGANFESSLIAELLQMAGVRKSHTTPYHPAGNGQAERLNRTLGSMIRALPPRAKEKWPQMLNTLTFAYNCTVHETTGFPPFFLMFGRTPRLPVDVMFGSVLLDGETADMDKYVQSLGTDLREAMILAQRHAEKQQSRQAEVYNRKIKGHSLEKGDRVLMANKGERGKRKLADRWKDTVYIVVHKNSELNTYVIRHPVTGRVRTVHRNLIMPVNFLPLPSWDDSVSQASFSNTVSEGGSSDDVVPGEQDSDARTARWVSSLPESSVVMTAGEATVASESEAIGGDGGSVQGGGTMSACGDQRSGVDHGSESSHCEDNISDRLVDSVSMGLHPSDTIGSTKAISGSQVSRCDSVVTVVPSGIPSVVQGEGIRTRLGRLIKPVNRLIQTMSTQRVKILS; translated from the coding sequence ATGATGGCTTGTAACACAGTAACTAAtgataaaactgtaattttccAAAATGTGGCAAAACTGCCTATCAGTGACGACCTGTTTTTCACTACGGTGCTAGTTGGCAACAAGATTGCGCTGCAGGGGATGTTAGATAGTGGGTCTATGGCTACATCTGTACGTGCAGACATGATCCCTCAGTTACGTGAGGCTGGAGTGGTGATGGGAGATGTAATCCCTCCCAATAACATTGTTCTTGTTGGGTGTGGTGGCAAACAGACCGTTCCGATGGGCATATGTGAACTGAAACTTGAGCTGTTTGGGTTTGACTATGTTGTCCCAGTCTTGGTGGTCGACGGTCAGGCTGATGAGCTCATTGTTGGCACAAATGTGATGAAACCGCTCATAAAACAGTTTAAGTCTGATGAGGCTTATTGGAGGATACTGAGTAAACCTGACTCCACCTGTTTGGATGAGAATAGtcagtttgtcagatttttGGCCAATCTTGAAAGGTGGAGGGGAGAGGAAATCCCAGAAAAAGTTGGGACTGTCAAACTGAAGAAGGCCGTGACTCTTGAACCTATGAGTGAGCATGTTGTGTGGGGCCGCCTTCCACCTAAGACTGAACTCTCTGTGGGGAGTACTGTTGTTGTTGAACCGAGCACATCACGCTGCGTGCACCGTAGTGTGATGGTCGGCAGAGTAGTGACTCCACTTTGGGGAGGTGGGTGGCTTCCTGTGAAGATCATCAATCCTACTATGTCTCCAATTGTGTTGAGACGGAACGCTAAGGTAGCTGATGTGTATCCATGCATTGCCTTGGAGGATTTTGATGGTGGTATGGAGGGGAGGATACACCAGAATGTGGGTAGAGTGGGCAGTTCCCATGGCAGCCTTACAGTTGAGTCAAGTTGCAGTGTTGATACAACAGGTGGATCTGGCAAATTGGCTGATTTGGGGCTGCAGGATCTGTCTGTCGGTGACTGTGAAGTCTCCGATCATTGGAGAGAGAAGCTGACTGACTTAGTCGTACAGTATGAAGATGTGTTTTCGAGACATCACTTGGACTGCGGCAAGGCTGCTGAATTCTGCCATCGCATCAGACTTACCGATGAACGCCCTTTTCGTCTGCCTTATCGTAGGCTTTCTCCTGCTCACTACCAAAAGCTGAGAGAGACTTTAGATGACATGGAAGAGCGTGAAATTATTAGGAAGTCGAGTAGTGAGTATGCTTCTCCGCTCGTTCTTTGCTGGAAGAAAAATGGTGACTTGAGGCTGTGTACGGACTTCAGATGGTTGAACGCCCGTACAGTCAAGGATGCGCACCCTTTACCGCATCAAGCTGACATCCTTGCAGCGTTGGGAGGTAACGCATTCTTTAGCTCAATGGACTTGACTTCGGGATATTACAATGTCCCTCTTCATGAGGATGATAAGAAATACACTgctttctcctctcctctcggATTGCATGAGTATAACCGCATGCCACAGGGTCTGTGTAACAGCCCTGCTACTTTCATGCGAATGATGCTCACGATTTTTGGTGACCAGAACTTTTTAAGCCTTCTTTGTTACTTGGACGATCTGCTGGTTTTTGGCAAGACTGAGGAGGAAAGCCTGCAGAGACTGGAGATGGTGTTTCGGCGGTTAAGAGAACACAACCTGAAGCTGTCTCCATCCAAATGTCAGTTTTTGAGAAAGTCAGTCAAGTTCTTGGGTCACATTGTTACAAGAGACGGAATTGCAACAGATCCTGATAAAGTGCAGGCAATCGTAGGTGTGTCAGAAGCGGATCTTATGGAACCTGATGGCACCACACCTTCTCCTAAGAAGATTCGCTCTTTTCTTGGAATGGTGGTGTATTATCAGCATTACATTGAGAACTGCTCTGTGATTGCCAAGCCGTTATTCCAACTGACTACAGGGGCTTCCAAGCCACGGAGGGGAAAGGGCCGAAAGAAGCAAGCTTTATCGCGTAAGCTTGTCGCGGCTGACTGGACCCCGGAATGCAGCGAAGCATTTAAGACTTTGAAAGCTGCATTGACCGAGCAGGTTCTTCTTGCCCACCCCGATTTTACAAAGCCTTTCCTGCTCTCTGTTGATGCGTCATCTTCTGGATTAGGAGCTGTGTTGTCGCAGGTTCAAGGTGGCCAAACCATTGCCAGGCCCATTGCATTTGCAAGTAAGTCTTTGAATCATGCGCAGTCCAAATACCCGGCTCATAGGCTCGAGTTTCTCGCCATGAAATGGGCTATCCATGATAAGTTTAGTCATTGGCTGCGTGGACATAAGTTTACTGTTTGGACTGACAACAATCCTCTGAAATACATTCTTACCAAGCCAAGGCTGGACGCTTGCGAACAGAGGTGGGTGGCCAAACTGGCCCCCTTTGATTTTGACATTCAATACATTCCAGGGCCGCGAAATGTTGTGGCAGATGCATTGAGCAGGGAACCATTTGCTCAGCACAAGATGATGCACCGGTTGACAAGGACTCCATATGACACTTTGTTAGGGGAGGCCAGAGGTTTGCTGGTGGAAGATGTTCAGGACATGTTTCGCCTTTCTCGGGAAGAGTCTGTGGATGAGAAGCAGAAACTCTCTCCTTTGATTCAGGACTCTGCCACAGGCAGTTTGGACATTGAGGACAACGGTGGGAGAGTTTCTCATGATGAGGTGTCAGCCTTATTCAAGTCTCACCGTTGTTGGAGTGAAGGTGCAAAAATGAGGGCAACCTGCTACACCCAACAGTTGGAGAACCTGTTGCCAGTGGGGCAGAGCCCACTGCCTGTCCTCACTCATGAGGAGTTGTATGATAAGCAGTGTCAGGATCCTGTGGTCAGCCGggtttctttttatgtaaacagGGGACGTCGACCATCCCGCCGTGAGCGTGTTCATGAATCACGGGAGACAAATCGTACATTGCGACAGTGGGGTAAACTCACGACCCGGCTGGGTGTGTTGTACCGCATTTCTAAACATGTGGTGAGCAAGAAGAAAGTGTTCCAATATCTGGTACCAGTTGCGTTGAGAGGTCAGGTGTTGAAAGGGGTGCATGATGATGCAGGCCATCAAGGTCAGCAGCGTACACTGTGGCTGGCCAGACAACGCTTTTACTGGGATTCGATGGACCACGATGTCAAGGAATATGTGAGTCGTTGCAAGAGATGTGTTTTGAGCAAAGCACCCGAACCTGAGGCCAGGGCTCCACTTGTTTCTGTTGTCACATCAGCACCACTAGAATTGGTTTGTATTGACTTCTGGTCAGCAGAGGATGTCAATAACAAGTCCGTCGACGTTCTAGTGGTGACAGACCATTTTACCAGGCTCGCATGTGCTTACCCATGTCCAAATCAGTCTGCCAAGTCAGTGGCTCGCGTGTTATGGAATAATTTCTTTTCCATATACGGGTTTCCAGCTTGTATTCACTCTGACAGAGGGGCTAATTTCGAGAGTTCCCTCATTGCCGAGCTACTCCAGATGGCTGGTGTTCGTAAGAGCCATACAACCCCGTATCATCCTGCGGGAAATGGCCAGGCTGAACGTCTAAACCGGACTTTGGGTAGCATGATCCGTGCTTTGCCTCCTCGGGCAAAGGAAAAATGGCCTCAGATGCTGAACACACTGACTTTTGCCTATAATTGCACGGTGCACGAAACAACAGGTTTTCCGCCGTTCTTTTTAATGTTCGGGCGAACTCCTAGGTTACCCGTTGATGTGATGTTTGGAAGTGTTCTCTTAGATGGAGAGACTGCCGACATGGACAAATATGTTCAGTCATTGGGCACGGACCTCAGGGAAGCAATGATCTTGGCTCAGCGGCATGCTGAGAAGCAGCAATCGAGACAAGCTGAGGTGTATAACCGAAAGATTAAAGGACATTCTTTGGAGAAAGGGGACAGAGTTTTGATGGCTAACAAAGGGGAACGGGGGAAAAGAAAATTGGCTGATCGTTGGAAGGATACAGTTTACATTGTGGTCCATAAGAACAGTGAACTGAACACCTATGTCATCCGCCATCCTGTTACGGGACGAGTTAGGACAGTTCATAGGAATCTGATCATGCCTGTAAACTTTTTGCCCTTGCCATCATGGGATGACTCTGTGTCTCAGGCTTCCTTTTCAAACACAGTTTCAGAAGGCGGGTCGTCGGATGATGTGGTTCCAGGTGAGCAGGACAGTGATGCTCGAACAGCTCGCTGGGTTTCCTCCCTTCCTGAGTCTAGTGTGGTGATGACTGCAGGTGAAGCGACAGTAGCCAGTGAATCTGAAGCGATTGGAGGGGATGGTGGTAGTGTTCAGGGTGGAGGGACCATGTCTGCCTGTGGGGACCAGAGGAGCGGGGTGGATCATGGGTCGGAGAGCTCACACTGTGAGGATAACATTAGTGACCGGCTGGTAGACTCTGTAAGCATGGGCTTACACCCAAGTGACACTATAGGTTCAACCAAGGCCATTAGTGGCTCACAAGTGTCTAGATGTGACTCAGTCGTTACAGTTGTACCTTCAGGGATTCCTTCGGTTGTTCAAGGGGAAGGGATACGGACAAGACTGGGTAGACTTATCAAACCTGTTAACAGGTTGATTCAGACAATGTCCACACAACGAGTTAAGATTTTGTCATAG